One region of Pseudomonas glycinae genomic DNA includes:
- a CDS encoding NEL-type E3 ubiquitin ligase domain-containing protein — MTTPPLSGTPATLTEEQTLSILLEATGDLDTAQALQKNLPSALLKTGADTLAALDKAARDLQAIQWKVETHLDRLQPLNSFCIDVLNRALSARWHAVFNVEKDHLQLPGNYCGCEPVVPPGGGPAIIPFATPTLLEAAMQNFTEDEAQPDYFPEGSVIRISSAPAGVPGLTPTSFAAFCRELNLGQRYQQHFLQVFGVKEVDGNLAATGPVVLDITAMKKQLLQLDLHLAMLREHVSREGVQTIQRLIDAGGVATARSLQFKGRALIMQGIELLGSCIWGVVVFSESSVELNPDQWCLVYMPGEPDQPLYEYARFTAFMAYLEFRLRVGSYRSYFTHCIGEGDRLDFFKTFADTGSLGHVRQLEMPGPLFEFMLKSHVGKLQLDARVLAVPTEDVDEEARRTRLLHYLDAGMTVANVAGFVVPVLGELMMGVAIGQMLAQVYEGVDDWSRGDRQEAFSHLLSVAENLVLMAVVGAGIKGLKSLAIRTIRKHPDFFQPFTAILDGKGQSRLWKPDLQAYEQSLPVGAAPDSEVMDLYRGDDRFFARVDQRFYEVVHDPASDTWSIRHPVRPDAYAPPLKPHRHGGWRHAWEESEQWSGAYTLRRIDPSLGRFEDSRLEMIRRLTDTRFDELHRLSDDNLSWPPRLRDMIERFGIERRLRDFVSAMERGEATDARHVQEQLHALPELANWPTDRYIKVVDEKGRLTATYPPVSIDDDTLSIVVSHEQLEKGELLQTVLDGIYPREAEALVGANIAPADASVKLAQVIGAAVKADRRSVFDHLYRQFDRGLAGESVKLHSAFPGLPVRYARELLRRTPTVERMHLRSTGRVPMGLAQRARQALSDVRVDRALAGFYLADIASADTRKLALRLLPRLAGWNTEFYLELRANTLNGEVLETSGEKPLLTSNSCTLVRLDNGYEVFGSDRKSLGKVVPGPEDVYHAILKGLPMRQRKAIGFAQPKPEDGWRLRHKLLASALDEREGCARVLAGGRMPPAISEPACTLANSPVGPARHSQRLLRKVKKLYPLMTDVQADEFLDQAGSDPMTRAIRVRQLQEDLRRLQEVLDIWSEDETAMKALGGDLNEVHECRQVVAFEIEDCFRRLVFLPDDFQRPVYGLKLDGMQFGKFPTLPTGLNFDHVRQLSLRDMQLDNDAAYFLKAFRQVESLELDRNQLTLLPEVISHMPNLKRLSLANNRIQLTEHSLVKLAKLYSLQSLNLSGNPLGATVDVSRLFELTHLSLRNTRTTELPEGLQFLPNLDWVDLRDNEIRDLPAWLFETPRRFSETINLRHNPISAASRIHLDDYRRTFGVGMGYLDNDLARLDENQARSIWLTETGGEEGSRHLQTWNAIKDDTRAEGLFSLLAELGNSAESASVREDMTRRVWTVLDATQADTELREQIFDLAANPINCTDNAALNFSHLEVAVQVHHVTRASRGQRSSAAALVKLARGLFRLEQIDRIAAEHTQAHGAADPLEVTLAYRSGLAQALELPGQPSHMRYASLAQVTGADLVAAINRIQTAELSSEWLAFLVRQHFWSEYVKSSFTRQFDDARAPHQQEALALFEKAETLSSADYLSEMHLCAARQERTESALLEQLTDQVLRLLEGNLCVLPAG; from the coding sequence ATGACCACTCCACCGCTATCGGGGACACCGGCCACCCTCACGGAAGAACAGACACTGAGCATTTTGCTGGAGGCCACCGGCGATCTGGACACGGCCCAGGCCTTGCAGAAAAACCTGCCTTCCGCGCTGCTCAAAACCGGTGCCGACACACTGGCCGCGCTGGATAAGGCTGCGCGTGATCTGCAGGCCATTCAGTGGAAAGTCGAGACGCATCTTGACCGGCTGCAACCGCTGAACAGTTTTTGCATTGATGTGTTGAACCGCGCGCTGAGCGCCCGATGGCACGCAGTGTTCAATGTCGAGAAAGATCATCTGCAATTGCCCGGCAATTACTGTGGATGCGAGCCCGTGGTCCCGCCGGGGGGCGGTCCGGCGATCATTCCGTTCGCCACGCCCACGCTGCTCGAGGCCGCGATGCAGAACTTCACGGAGGACGAGGCGCAACCCGATTATTTCCCCGAGGGCAGTGTGATACGGATCTCCAGCGCGCCTGCCGGGGTTCCGGGCCTGACGCCCACATCGTTCGCCGCCTTTTGTCGAGAGCTGAACCTGGGACAGCGGTATCAACAACACTTCCTGCAGGTGTTCGGTGTCAAGGAAGTGGATGGAAACCTGGCGGCCACCGGTCCCGTGGTTCTCGACATCACCGCAATGAAAAAACAACTGCTGCAACTGGACCTGCATCTGGCGATGTTGAGGGAACACGTCTCTCGGGAGGGGGTGCAGACGATACAGCGCTTGATTGATGCCGGTGGCGTCGCCACTGCCAGAAGCCTTCAGTTCAAGGGGCGTGCGCTGATCATGCAAGGGATCGAATTGCTCGGCAGTTGTATCTGGGGTGTGGTGGTGTTCTCTGAGTCTTCGGTCGAGCTGAACCCGGATCAATGGTGCCTGGTGTACATGCCGGGAGAGCCGGATCAACCCCTTTACGAGTACGCCCGTTTCACGGCGTTCATGGCGTATCTTGAGTTCAGGCTGAGGGTGGGCAGCTACAGAAGCTATTTCACGCATTGCATCGGCGAAGGCGACAGGCTCGACTTTTTCAAGACTTTCGCGGATACCGGCAGCCTGGGGCACGTCAGGCAATTGGAGATGCCTGGTCCGCTGTTCGAGTTCATGCTCAAGAGTCATGTCGGCAAGCTGCAACTCGATGCCCGTGTGCTCGCTGTACCGACTGAAGATGTCGACGAGGAGGCGCGCAGGACACGCCTGCTGCATTACCTGGACGCCGGCATGACGGTGGCTAACGTAGCGGGTTTTGTCGTACCGGTGCTGGGAGAGTTGATGATGGGCGTTGCCATCGGACAGATGCTCGCGCAGGTATATGAAGGCGTCGATGACTGGAGCCGGGGAGATCGTCAGGAAGCGTTTTCACACCTGCTGAGCGTCGCCGAGAACCTTGTCCTGATGGCCGTCGTGGGGGCCGGCATCAAAGGCTTGAAATCCCTGGCGATCAGAACAATTCGAAAACATCCTGATTTCTTCCAGCCATTCACTGCAATTCTCGATGGGAAGGGGCAGTCACGGTTGTGGAAGCCGGACCTGCAAGCATATGAACAATCCTTACCGGTGGGGGCTGCCCCCGATTCTGAAGTCATGGACTTGTACCGGGGCGACGACAGGTTTTTTGCCCGTGTCGACCAACGCTTCTATGAGGTGGTGCATGATCCGGCTTCCGATACCTGGAGTATCCGGCATCCTGTCCGTCCCGATGCTTACGCTCCGCCACTCAAGCCCCATCGACATGGAGGCTGGCGCCATGCCTGGGAGGAAAGCGAGCAGTGGAGCGGTGCCTACACCCTCAGGCGCATCGACCCGAGCCTGGGCAGGTTCGAGGACAGTCGCCTGGAGATGATCCGGCGGTTGACCGACACTCGATTCGATGAGTTGCATCGTCTGAGTGACGACAATCTGTCTTGGCCCCCGCGTTTGCGCGACATGATCGAGCGCTTTGGCATCGAACGCAGATTGCGTGATTTCGTTTCCGCCATGGAACGGGGCGAGGCAACCGATGCCCGTCATGTTCAGGAGCAATTGCACGCGTTGCCCGAACTCGCCAACTGGCCGACCGATCGCTACATCAAGGTCGTGGACGAAAAAGGCCGTCTCACCGCGACCTATCCTCCTGTGTCAATTGACGATGACACTCTGAGCATTGTCGTGAGCCATGAGCAACTGGAAAAAGGCGAGTTGCTGCAAACCGTTCTGGACGGCATCTACCCCAGGGAAGCCGAAGCATTGGTGGGTGCGAACATTGCCCCGGCTGATGCAAGCGTCAAGCTGGCGCAAGTGATCGGGGCGGCGGTCAAGGCTGATCGTCGCTCGGTTTTCGACCACCTGTACCGGCAGTTCGATCGTGGTCTCGCCGGTGAGTCGGTCAAGCTGCACAGCGCTTTTCCCGGGCTGCCGGTACGGTATGCGCGAGAATTGCTCAGGCGCACGCCGACTGTCGAGCGGATGCACCTGCGCAGCACCGGGCGAGTGCCCATGGGCCTGGCACAGAGGGCCCGTCAGGCCTTGAGCGATGTCCGTGTGGATCGGGCGCTGGCCGGCTTTTACCTGGCTGACATCGCCAGTGCCGATACCAGGAAACTGGCGCTGCGCCTGTTACCCCGGCTCGCTGGCTGGAATACCGAGTTCTACCTTGAACTGCGGGCCAACACACTCAACGGTGAGGTACTGGAGACGTCAGGCGAGAAACCGCTTTTGACTTCGAATTCATGCACGCTGGTCCGACTCGACAATGGTTACGAAGTGTTCGGCAGCGACAGGAAGTCGCTCGGCAAAGTGGTGCCCGGACCGGAGGACGTCTATCACGCGATCCTCAAAGGCCTTCCAATGCGGCAGCGCAAGGCCATCGGATTTGCGCAGCCGAAGCCGGAAGATGGCTGGCGCCTGCGCCATAAACTGTTGGCAAGCGCTCTGGATGAGCGTGAAGGCTGTGCCCGGGTGTTGGCAGGCGGTCGGATGCCACCGGCCATTTCCGAGCCTGCGTGTACGCTCGCCAATTCGCCCGTCGGGCCGGCAAGGCATTCGCAACGTTTGCTGCGCAAAGTGAAGAAGCTCTATCCCTTGATGACTGACGTACAAGCCGATGAGTTTCTTGACCAGGCGGGCAGCGACCCAATGACCAGGGCGATCCGGGTTCGGCAGTTGCAGGAGGATCTGCGCCGGCTGCAGGAAGTTCTGGACATCTGGAGCGAGGATGAAACGGCCATGAAGGCCTTGGGCGGCGATCTGAATGAGGTACACGAGTGTCGACAGGTCGTGGCGTTCGAAATCGAAGACTGTTTTCGACGTCTGGTTTTCCTGCCCGATGACTTTCAGCGTCCCGTCTACGGTCTGAAACTCGACGGCATGCAATTCGGCAAGTTTCCGACCTTGCCGACCGGCCTGAATTTCGATCATGTCAGGCAATTGTCGCTGCGGGACATGCAGCTGGACAACGACGCCGCTTACTTTCTCAAGGCCTTCAGGCAAGTCGAATCGCTGGAACTGGACCGTAATCAACTGACCTTGTTGCCCGAGGTCATTTCGCATATGCCCAACCTCAAACGACTGAGCCTGGCCAACAACAGGATTCAATTGACCGAGCATTCGCTGGTGAAACTGGCGAAGTTGTACTCCCTGCAAAGCCTGAATCTGAGTGGCAACCCCCTGGGGGCGACAGTGGATGTCAGTCGTCTGTTCGAGTTGACTCACCTCTCCTTGCGCAATACCCGCACCACAGAACTGCCCGAAGGCCTGCAGTTTCTACCCAACCTGGATTGGGTGGACCTGCGTGACAATGAAATACGCGATCTGCCTGCCTGGCTTTTTGAAACGCCCCGCCGTTTCAGTGAAACCATCAATCTGCGTCACAACCCGATTTCCGCTGCCAGCAGAATTCACCTCGATGACTACCGGAGGACCTTCGGAGTCGGCATGGGCTACCTGGATAACGATCTCGCGCGCCTGGACGAAAACCAGGCCCGCTCGATCTGGCTGACTGAAACGGGAGGGGAGGAGGGCTCCCGGCATCTGCAAACGTGGAACGCGATCAAGGATGATACGAGGGCCGAAGGACTGTTCAGTCTGCTGGCGGAACTGGGCAATTCCGCCGAATCCGCCAGCGTACGCGAGGATATGACCCGGCGGGTCTGGACGGTGCTGGATGCGACACAGGCCGATACCGAACTGAGGGAGCAGATTTTCGATCTGGCGGCCAATCCGATCAATTGCACGGACAATGCGGCGTTGAACTTCAGCCACCTGGAAGTGGCGGTGCAAGTGCACCATGTGACCCGTGCCTCAAGGGGGCAACGGTCTTCTGCGGCGGCGCTCGTGAAGCTGGCGCGAGGGTTGTTCCGGCTTGAGCAGATTGACCGGATCGCAGCCGAACATACGCAGGCACATGGGGCCGCTGATCCTCTGGAAGTGACGCTGGCTTACCGCTCCGGTCTGGCGCAGGCACTTGAACTGCCCGGGCAACCTTCGCACATGCGTTATGCCTCGCTTGCGCAGGTGACAGGAGCGGATCTGGTGGCGGCGATCAATCGAATCCAGACCGCGGAGCTGTCTTCCGAGTGGTTGGCGTTTCTGGTTCGCCAGCACTTCTGGAGTGAATACGTGAAAAGCAGTTTTACCCGGCAGTTCGACGATGCGCGCGCACCTCACCAACAGGAAGCACTGGCGTTATTCGAGAAGGCTGAAACACTCAGCTCGGCCGACTACCTGAGTGAGATGCACCTGTGTGCCGCCCGACAGGAGCGAACGGAAAGCGCCTTGCTCGAGCAACTGACCGACCAGGTGTTGCGGCTGCTGGAGGGCAACCTCTGCGTGTTGCCCGCTGGTTGA
- a CDS encoding N-acetylglutaminylglutamine amidotransferase, translated as MCGLAGELRFDQQPADLAAIERITHHLAPRGPDAWGFHAQGPIALGHRRLKIMDLSDGSAQPMIDSQLGLSLAFNGAIYNFPELRAELEALGYAFYSGGDTEVLLKGYHAWGEALLPKLNGMFAFAIWERDAQRLFIARDRLGVKPLYLSRTGQRLRFASALPALLKGGDINPILDPVALNHYLNFHAVVPAPRTLLAGIEKLPPASWMRIEADGTTEQKTWWTLPYGPHADEKNLTLEDWRDRVLDSTREAVAIRQRAAVDVGVLLSGGVDSSMLVGLLREVGVENLSTFSIGFQDAGGERGDEFQYSDLIAKHYGTQHHQLRIDEKEIIEQLPAAFRAMSEPMVSHDCIAFYLLSREVAKHCKVVQSGQGADELFAGYHWYPQVDGAADPYAAYREAFFDRSYDDYAATVQPKWLTANDAAGDFVKEHFAQPGADAAVDKALRLDSTVMLVDDPVKRVDNMTMAWGLEARTPFLDYRLVELSARIPGQFKLPDGGKQVLKEAARLVIPSEVIDRKKGYFPVPGLKHLQGETLSWVRELLLDPSQDRGLFNPAMLDQLLTDPQGQLTPLRGSKLWQLAALNLWLSEQGI; from the coding sequence ATGTGCGGATTAGCTGGCGAGTTACGTTTTGATCAACAACCTGCAGACCTTGCAGCCATTGAGCGAATCACCCATCACCTGGCCCCTCGCGGCCCTGATGCGTGGGGCTTCCATGCCCAAGGGCCGATTGCCCTGGGCCATCGACGCCTGAAAATCATGGACCTGTCGGACGGTTCGGCGCAGCCGATGATCGACAGCCAACTGGGGCTGTCCCTGGCCTTCAATGGCGCGATCTACAACTTCCCGGAACTGCGCGCCGAACTCGAAGCGCTCGGTTATGCGTTTTACTCCGGCGGCGACACCGAAGTGCTGCTCAAGGGTTATCACGCCTGGGGCGAAGCGCTGCTGCCGAAACTCAACGGCATGTTTGCCTTCGCCATCTGGGAGCGTGATGCCCAGCGTCTGTTCATTGCCCGCGACCGTCTCGGCGTGAAGCCGCTGTACCTGTCGCGCACCGGCCAGCGCCTGCGTTTTGCCTCGGCCCTGCCGGCACTGCTCAAGGGCGGTGACATCAACCCGATCCTCGATCCGGTGGCGCTCAACCATTACCTGAATTTCCACGCCGTGGTACCTGCGCCGCGCACCTTGCTGGCGGGCATCGAAAAGCTGCCACCCGCGAGCTGGATGCGCATTGAAGCGGACGGCACCACCGAGCAGAAAACCTGGTGGACCCTGCCCTACGGCCCACACGCCGACGAGAAAAACCTGACCCTGGAAGACTGGCGTGACCGCGTACTCGACAGCACCCGCGAAGCCGTAGCCATCCGCCAACGGGCGGCGGTGGATGTTGGTGTGCTGCTTTCCGGCGGTGTCGATTCGAGCATGCTCGTCGGCCTGCTGCGCGAAGTCGGCGTGGAGAATCTGTCGACCTTCTCCATCGGTTTCCAGGATGCCGGGGGCGAGCGCGGCGACGAATTCCAGTACTCCGATCTGATCGCCAAGCACTACGGCACCCAGCACCATCAACTGCGCATCGACGAAAAAGAGATCATCGAACAACTGCCCGCCGCTTTCCGCGCCATGAGCGAGCCGATGGTCAGCCACGACTGCATCGCCTTCTATCTGCTGTCCCGAGAAGTGGCCAAGCACTGCAAGGTTGTGCAGAGCGGTCAGGGTGCCGACGAGTTGTTCGCCGGTTATCACTGGTATCCGCAAGTCGACGGCGCGGCCGATCCGTACGCAGCTTATCGCGAGGCGTTTTTCGACCGCAGCTACGACGATTACGCCGCGACGGTGCAGCCGAAATGGCTGACCGCCAATGACGCCGCCGGTGACTTCGTGAAGGAACATTTCGCACAGCCCGGCGCCGATGCGGCAGTCGACAAGGCCCTGCGTCTGGACAGCACGGTGATGCTGGTGGATGACCCGGTCAAACGTGTCGACAACATGACCATGGCCTGGGGACTGGAGGCGCGCACGCCGTTTCTCGACTATCGGTTGGTGGAGTTGTCGGCGCGCATTCCGGGCCAGTTCAAACTGCCGGACGGCGGCAAGCAGGTGTTGAAAGAAGCTGCGCGACTGGTCATCCCGAGCGAAGTGATCGACCGCAAAAAAGGTTACTTCCCGGTGCCGGGCCTCAAGCATTTACAGGGCGAGACCCTGAGCTGGGTCCGCGAACTGCTGCTGGATCCGAGTCAGGATCGCGGCCTGTTCAACCCGGCCATGCTCGACCAATTGCTGACCGATCCACAAGGCCAGTTGACCCCGCTGCGCGGCTCCAAGCTGTGGCAACTGGCGGCCCTGAACCTGTGGCTCAGCGAACAAGGAATCTGA
- the ngg gene encoding N-acetylglutaminylglutamine synthetase, with translation MKPHATAYSQRLLRGQTPSYERLQARLAEDGSEPAAEPIAVHCGWGRLLIGHTFPDPASLARELLNEQPGERDIALYVAAPQQILGLEPTQLFLDPSDTLRLWFSDYRQATRVFRGFRIRRAQSDADWQGINQLYQARGMLPIDATLLTPHHQGGPVYWLAEDDDSGAVIGSVMGLNHQKAYNDPENGSSLWCLAVDPQCSRPGVGEVLVRHLIEHFMSRGLSYLDLSVLHDNRQAKNLYAKLGFRNLPTFAIKRKNGINQPLFLGPGPEAQFNPYARIIVEEAHRRGIDVQVDDADAGLFTLSHGGRRVRCRESLSDLTSAISMNLCQDKSLTHKVLKAAGLKVPSQQLAGNADDNLAFLDEHQRVVVKPLDGEQGQGVAVDLQTIEDVQQAIEAARQFDTRVLLESFHEGFDLRILVIGFEVVAAAIRRPAEVVGDGHHSIGALIEAQSRRRQAATSGESKIPLDHETQRTLHAAGYDYSSILPAGEHLFVRRTANLHTGGTLEDVTAILHPTLAEAAVRAARALEIPMVGLDLMVPAADQPAYVFIEANERAGLANHEPQPTAERFVDLLFPHSQPAV, from the coding sequence ATGAAACCTCACGCCACGGCTTACAGCCAGCGACTGCTGCGCGGCCAGACGCCGTCCTACGAACGCTTGCAGGCGCGTCTGGCCGAAGATGGCAGCGAGCCGGCTGCCGAGCCGATTGCAGTGCACTGCGGCTGGGGCCGGCTGCTGATCGGCCATACCTTCCCCGATCCGGCCAGCCTTGCCCGGGAACTGCTTAACGAGCAGCCGGGCGAGCGCGATATAGCCTTGTACGTCGCCGCGCCGCAGCAGATTCTCGGGCTGGAACCGACCCAACTGTTTCTCGACCCGTCCGACACCCTGCGTTTGTGGTTCAGCGATTATCGCCAGGCCACCCGCGTGTTTCGTGGCTTTCGCATTCGCCGCGCACAAAGTGACGCGGACTGGCAGGGGATCAATCAGCTGTATCAGGCGCGCGGCATGTTGCCGATCGACGCCACCCTGCTCACCCCGCACCATCAGGGCGGCCCGGTGTACTGGCTGGCGGAAGACGATGACAGCGGCGCGGTGATCGGCAGCGTCATGGGGCTCAATCACCAGAAAGCCTACAACGACCCGGAAAACGGCAGCAGCCTGTGGTGCCTGGCGGTCGATCCGCAGTGTTCACGTCCCGGCGTCGGCGAAGTGTTGGTACGGCATCTGATCGAGCACTTTATGAGCCGGGGTCTGAGCTATCTCGATCTGTCGGTACTGCACGATAACCGCCAGGCGAAAAACCTCTACGCCAAACTCGGCTTTCGCAACCTGCCGACGTTCGCCATCAAGCGTAAGAACGGCATCAATCAGCCGCTGTTTCTCGGCCCTGGCCCGGAGGCGCAGTTCAACCCTTACGCGCGAATCATCGTCGAGGAAGCGCATCGGCGCGGCATCGACGTGCAAGTGGATGACGCCGACGCCGGTCTGTTCACGCTCAGTCATGGCGGGCGACGGGTGCGTTGCCGCGAATCCCTGAGCGACCTGACCAGCGCTATCAGCATGAACCTGTGCCAGGACAAGAGCCTGACTCATAAGGTTTTGAAAGCCGCCGGGTTGAAGGTGCCGTCGCAGCAATTGGCAGGTAATGCGGACGACAATCTGGCGTTCCTTGATGAACACCAGCGTGTGGTGGTCAAACCGCTGGACGGCGAACAGGGTCAAGGCGTGGCGGTGGATCTGCAGACCATTGAGGACGTGCAGCAGGCCATCGAAGCGGCCAGGCAGTTCGACACTCGCGTGTTGCTGGAAAGCTTTCACGAAGGCTTCGACCTGCGGATTCTGGTGATCGGTTTCGAGGTGGTTGCAGCGGCGATCCGCCGCCCCGCGGAAGTGGTCGGCGACGGCCATCATTCCATCGGCGCACTGATTGAAGCACAGAGCCGGCGACGGCAAGCGGCTACCAGCGGCGAGAGCAAAATCCCGCTGGACCACGAAACCCAACGCACCTTGCACGCCGCCGGTTACGACTACAGCAGCATCCTGCCGGCGGGTGAGCATCTGTTCGTGCGGCGCACGGCGAACCTGCACACCGGCGGCACGCTGGAAGACGTCACGGCGATCCTGCACCCGACTCTGGCCGAGGCTGCCGTGCGTGCGGCCCGGGCGCTGGAAATCCCGATGGTCGGCCTCGACCTGATGGTGCCGGCGGCGGATCAACCGGCGTACGTGTTCATCGAAGCCAACGAGCGAGCGGGTCTCGCCAACCATGAGCCGCAACCGACGGCGGAACGGTTTGTCGATCTGTTGTTTCCGCACAGTCAGCCGGCCGTTTGA
- a CDS encoding osmoprotectant NAGGN system M42 family peptidase, with translation MTTQIPEPDLNYLQKVLLEMLAIPSPTGFTDTIVRYVAERLEELGIPFEMTRRGTIRATLKGKKNSPDRAVSAHLDTIGAAVRAVKDNGRLTLAPVGCWSSRFAEGSRVSLFTDNGVIRGSVLPLMASGHAFNTAVDEMPISWDHVELRLDAYCATRADCDSLGISVGDVVAFDPLPEFTESGHISARHLDDKAGVAALLAALKAIVDSGQELMIDCHPLFTITEETGSGAAAALPWDVSEFVGIDIAPVAPGQHSSEHAVSVAMQDSGGPYDYHLSRHLLRLAGEHELPVRRDLFRYYFSDAHSAVTAGHDIRTALLAFGCDATHGYERTHIDSLAALSRLLGAYILSPPVFASDAQPATGSLDRFSHQIEHETQMESDTRVPSVDSLVGQRADS, from the coding sequence ATGACCACCCAAATTCCCGAACCGGATCTGAACTACCTGCAGAAAGTCCTGCTGGAAATGCTCGCCATTCCCAGCCCGACCGGGTTCACCGACACCATCGTGCGTTACGTCGCCGAGCGTCTGGAAGAACTCGGCATTCCCTTCGAGATGACCCGTCGCGGCACAATCCGCGCCACCCTTAAAGGCAAGAAAAACAGCCCCGACCGTGCGGTCTCGGCGCACCTGGACACCATCGGTGCTGCCGTGCGCGCGGTGAAAGACAACGGGCGCCTGACCCTCGCACCGGTCGGCTGCTGGTCGAGCCGGTTCGCCGAGGGCAGCCGCGTCAGCCTGTTCACCGACAACGGCGTGATTCGCGGCAGTGTGTTGCCGTTGATGGCGTCCGGGCATGCCTTCAATACCGCTGTGGATGAGATGCCGATCAGCTGGGATCACGTCGAGCTGCGACTGGACGCCTACTGCGCGACCCGCGCCGATTGTGATTCGCTGGGCATCAGCGTCGGCGATGTCGTGGCTTTCGACCCCCTGCCGGAGTTCACCGAAAGCGGCCACATCAGCGCCCGCCATCTGGACGACAAGGCCGGTGTCGCGGCACTGCTGGCAGCGTTGAAAGCCATCGTCGACAGTGGTCAGGAGCTGATGATCGACTGCCATCCGCTGTTCACCATCACCGAGGAAACGGGCAGCGGCGCGGCGGCGGCCCTCCCGTGGGACGTCAGCGAATTCGTCGGCATCGACATTGCTCCGGTCGCGCCGGGCCAGCATTCCAGCGAACATGCGGTGAGCGTGGCGATGCAGGATTCCGGCGGGCCTTACGACTATCATCTGTCGCGACACCTGTTGCGCCTGGCCGGTGAGCACGAACTGCCGGTGCGCCGAGATCTGTTCCGCTATTACTTCAGCGATGCCCATTCGGCGGTCACCGCCGGTCACGACATCCGCACCGCCCTGCTCGCCTTCGGCTGCGACGCGACTCACGGCTACGAGCGCACGCACATCGACAGCCTCGCGGCGCTCAGTCGCTTGCTGGGGGCGTACATTCTGAGTCCGCCGGTGTTCGCCAGCGACGCACAACCGGCCACCGGGTCACTGGATCGCTTCAGTCATCAGATCGAACACGAAACGCAGATGGAGAGCGACACCCGCGTGCCATCGGTGGACAGCTTGGTGGGGCAACGCGCGGACAGTTGA
- a CDS encoding YheU family protein, translating into MLIPHDALEVDTLTRLIEDFVTRDGTDNGDDTPLETRVLRVRQALTKGQALIVFDPESEQCQLMLKHDVPKHLFD; encoded by the coding sequence ATGCTGATTCCCCACGACGCGCTCGAAGTCGACACCCTCACCCGCCTGATCGAGGATTTCGTCACCCGCGACGGTACCGATAACGGTGACGATACGCCGCTGGAAACTCGCGTACTGCGGGTTCGCCAGGCATTGACCAAAGGTCAGGCGCTGATTGTCTTCGATCCCGAAAGCGAGCAATGCCAGTTGATGCTCAAGCACGACGTGCCCAAGCACCTGTTCGACTGA
- the csrA gene encoding carbon storage regulator CsrA → MLVLSRVVGELISIGDNITLRVLAVNGSSVRFGVEAPEQVGVHRAEVYERIQRKQASGKGR, encoded by the coding sequence ATGCTTGTACTCAGCCGTGTTGTCGGTGAACTGATTTCCATCGGCGACAACATCACTCTGCGCGTTCTGGCGGTCAACGGCTCCAGCGTGCGGTTCGGCGTCGAAGCGCCGGAGCAGGTCGGCGTGCACCGCGCCGAGGTCTACGAACGGATCCAGCGCAAACAGGCCAGCGGCAAGGGCCGCTGA
- a CDS encoding YnfA family protein yields MLNYLWFFLAALFEIAGCFAFWMWLRQGKSALWVIPALLSLTLFALLLTRVEATYAGRAYAAYGGIYIIASIGWLAVVERIRPLGSDWIGVALCVIGASVILFGPRFTAT; encoded by the coding sequence ATGCTCAATTACCTGTGGTTTTTCCTCGCCGCGCTGTTCGAAATCGCTGGCTGTTTCGCGTTCTGGATGTGGTTGCGCCAGGGCAAGAGCGCCTTGTGGGTGATTCCGGCACTGCTCAGCCTGACCCTGTTCGCGCTGCTGTTGACACGTGTCGAAGCGACCTACGCCGGTCGCGCCTACGCCGCTTACGGCGGCATCTACATCATTGCTTCGATTGGCTGGCTGGCGGTGGTCGAACGCATCCGCCCGTTGGGTTCGGACTGGATCGGTGTGGCGCTGTGTGTGATCGGGGCGAGTGTGATCCTGTTCGGTCCACGATTCACCGCGACTTGA